Proteins encoded within one genomic window of Amycolatopsis sp. 2-15:
- a CDS encoding SDR family NAD(P)-dependent oxidoreductase: protein MTEHDWSPLPRPGTRVVVTGAAGGLGRALVAALTQVDARVVGIDRVAAGPGHLVADLTDETAAAQAVTEAVERLGGLDAVIGAAGIVDTVHRASTFPLEAFRSDVDANLVAQFVLARAAYPALKESAGSIVFLSSVAAEDGLPGQAAYAAAKAGVLGLTRSLAAEWGGGGGVRVNAVEPGLFATPKVLAMPESARERLLAGVPMGRVATLGEVVGSVLYLLSPAAGYTTGQALRLDGGSGLTRGGFYR from the coding sequence ATGACCGAACACGACTGGTCGCCTCTGCCGCGCCCGGGCACCCGGGTGGTGGTCACCGGCGCCGCCGGTGGTCTCGGCCGAGCGCTCGTCGCCGCGTTGACGCAGGTCGACGCCCGCGTGGTCGGGATCGACCGCGTTGCCGCCGGACCCGGGCACCTCGTCGCCGACCTCACCGACGAGACCGCCGCCGCACAGGCCGTCACCGAAGCCGTCGAACGGCTCGGCGGGCTCGACGCGGTGATCGGCGCCGCCGGGATCGTCGACACCGTCCACCGTGCGAGCACCTTCCCGCTCGAAGCGTTCCGGTCCGATGTGGACGCCAACCTCGTCGCGCAGTTCGTGCTCGCCCGCGCGGCCTACCCCGCGTTGAAGGAATCCGCCGGCTCGATCGTGTTCCTCTCCTCCGTCGCGGCCGAAGACGGCCTGCCCGGCCAGGCGGCGTACGCGGCGGCGAAGGCCGGCGTGCTCGGCCTGACGCGCTCGCTCGCCGCCGAGTGGGGCGGCGGCGGCGGCGTGCGCGTGAACGCCGTCGAGCCCGGTCTCTTCGCGACGCCGAAGGTGCTCGCGATGCCCGAATCGGCCCGCGAGCGGCTGCTCGCCGGCGTGCCGATGGGCCGCGTCGCGACGCTGGGCGAGGTCGTCGGCTCGGTTCTCTACCTGCTGTCCCCGGCCGCGGGTTACACCACGGGCCAGGCGCTGCGCCTCGACGGCGGCTCCGGGCTCACCCGCGGCGGGTTCTACCGCTGA